From Anaerolineales bacterium, a single genomic window includes:
- a CDS encoding aldo/keto reductase produces the protein MEYRELGRTGWKVSACSFGAWAIGADWGTVDDKESEAALNQAIDLGVNFFDTADVYGDGRSERLIARLKKRNPHIHVATKAGRRLNPHTAQGYNRNNLTAFVERSLKNLETDAIDLLQLHCPPNQVYYTPEVFGVLDDLVKSGKLRYYGVSVEKVEEGLKAIEYPNVQSVQIIFNMFRQRPAELFFAQVKKNKIGILARVPLASGLLTGRLTPDTRFEGNDHRQYNRHGEAFDRGETFSGVDYDVGLQAVEALKAICPPGMSLTQFALRWILMFDAVTCAIPGAKNQAQVDENFKVSDLPPIPDDKMAQVAAVYDRYIRRLVHYYW, from the coding sequence GCTGATTGGGGAACGGTGGATGATAAAGAATCGGAAGCAGCATTAAACCAGGCGATTGATCTAGGTGTCAACTTTTTCGACACTGCGGATGTATATGGAGATGGGCGGAGCGAGCGTTTGATCGCACGGCTTAAAAAGCGTAACCCCCACATCCACGTGGCTACCAAAGCGGGTCGCAGGTTGAACCCACACACTGCTCAAGGCTACAACCGAAATAACCTGACGGCATTTGTTGAACGCTCCTTAAAGAACCTTGAAACCGATGCTATCGACCTGCTCCAGCTGCATTGCCCTCCCAACCAGGTGTACTATACGCCGGAAGTCTTCGGTGTGCTGGATGACCTGGTTAAGTCGGGAAAATTACGCTACTATGGGGTGAGTGTGGAAAAAGTAGAGGAAGGGCTGAAAGCCATTGAGTATCCCAATGTGCAAAGCGTACAAATTATCTTCAATATGTTCCGCCAGCGCCCGGCTGAACTGTTCTTTGCGCAAGTAAAAAAGAATAAGATAGGGATTCTGGCTCGCGTGCCTCTGGCCTCAGGATTGTTGACTGGCAGGTTAACACCCGATACTCGCTTTGAGGGAAATGACCACCGCCAGTACAACCGCCATGGCGAGGCGTTCGACCGTGGCGAGACATTTTCAGGGGTGGATTATGATGTGGGTTTACAAGCTGTTGAGGCATTAAAAGCCATCTGCCCTCCTGGGATGAGCCTGACGCAATTTGCTTTGCGCTGGATTCTGATGTTTGATGCCGTCACGTGTGCTATTCCAGGGGCGAAGAATCAAGCCCAGGTGGATGAGAACTTCAAGGTTTCAGATCTCCCTCCTATACCAGACGATAAGATGGCTCAGGTGGCAGCTGTTTATGACCGGTATATTCGTAGACTTGTGCATTATTACTGGTAA